Proteins encoded within one genomic window of Mya arenaria isolate MELC-2E11 chromosome 13, ASM2691426v1:
- the LOC128214006 gene encoding uncharacterized protein LOC128214006 has product MDRESMQQLSLRLSRVLEDIGVSRFIRTRRRRTFLMIETIDGIRDELAGRNITPYTFGSQTEGTTTQGMKSDRDTLICLNDWPVILDWSEWRQGKENLLVVKNEQSSPQHCWLQFVRPDLPLPVTEVNRPNYMVDSEGRVLRTNTLIELHENMRQLGESGEMFQHGPSRSWNEMEDFIVAFHCTSLPEECKFLFCRPRPGHWPRPDTLAMARQTGVFLVPQGYTEDPSRPVKCRSTTFHVPEENMYYPLYKREWRFSTSIMERLLVFDMNIIQHKVYVFLKMLRKSIIKQVVDDRFSTFHVKTAILFTIETYPPNIWSEDNLVQCVIYCLTTLLRWLKIRMCPHYTISGVNLFTGKLFKHEQYKLHSMITEIIYSNFQCLYTIEMDDLGRRMSSVISSQIIGVDPRCTLYQVQMVELYIQWKATFELISLLINDKRDLYQSLIEYSETLNVLKNIGTEIEQEAASLLIPSVCGALASIKASRCIYQGQPVTHSILQLYQLSFDSDLLSSRLKFASMLYCSGQYEAAANCLTYCEGLLGPAVCQYCQCEGRQGTLITNEFRKKTVNTPFKDILQKNTDSHVMFTKHDIHCVPQHLVYEMFRTAGDEDIQQRHPAHKYEWMDQIVIDCVPFLHYLQYLTHTQLNQRDRKLRALNNLYFYISSSKDGGHIDTAWNMLGHCYELENELNLARVCYTESLQLYPRNNAAIRHMARIMHQHLNG; this is encoded by the coding sequence ATGGACAGAGAGAGTATGCAGCAGCTGTCCCTGCGTCTGTCCCGGGTGCTGGAGGACATTGGGGTCAGCAGGTTCATCCGCACCAGGAGGAGGAGAACATTCCTGATGATAGAGACAATAGACGGGATCAGAGATGAGTTAGCTGGTAGGAACATCACTCCCTATACATTTGGAAGCCAGACAGAGGGAACTACCACACAGGGGATGAAGTCAGATAGAGAcacattgatatgtttaaatgacTGGCCAGTAATACTTGACTGGAGTGAATGGAGGCAGGGGAAGGAGAATCTTCTTGTGGTAAAGAATGAACAATCTTCACCCCAACACTGCTGGCTACAGTTTGTGAGACCTGACCTCCCATTACCAGTGACAGAGGTCAACAGGCCTAATTACATGGTGGATAGTGAGGGCAGAGTGCTGAGGACCAACACTCTAATTGAGTTGCATGAAAATATGAGGCAATTGGGCGAATCTGGAGAGATGTTCCAACATGGTCCATCAAGAAGCTGGAATGAAATGGAAGATTTTATAGTTGCATTTCACTGTACCAGCCTTCCTGAAGAGTGCAAGTTTCTATTCTGTAGGCCACGACCTGGTCACTGGCCCAGACCTGACACACTGGCCATGGCAAGACAGACTGGAGTGTTCCTGGTGCCACAAGGATACACTGAGGATCCTTCACGACCAGTCAAGTGCCGATCCACAACTTTTCATGTGCCAGAAGAAAACATGTACTATCCTCTGTATAAGCGGGAGTGGAGATTTTCAACATCTATCATGGAGAGACTTCTTGtatttgatatgaatataatacaGCATAAGGTGTATGTATTTCTGAAAATGCTTagaaaatcaataataaagcaGGTTGTTGATGACCGTTTCAGTACATTTCACGTGAAGACTGCAATTCTGTTTACAATAGAGACATATCCACCAAACATATGGAGTGAAGACAACCTTGTACAGTGTGTGATCTACTGTCTAACCACACTACTCAGATGGCTGAAGATCAGGATGTGTCCACACTACACCATCTCAGGGGTGAACCTGTTCACTGGAAAGCTGTTCAAACATGAACAGTACAAACTGCATTCTATGATAACAGAAATCATTTACAGCAATTTCCAGTGCCTATATACAATTGAAATGGATGATCTGGGAAGGAGAATGTCATCTGTGATTTCATCCCAAATTATTGGGGTTGACCCTCGATGCACACTCTATCAAGTCCAAATGGTTGAATTGTACATACAGTGGAAAGCAACTTTTGAGCTTATTTCTTTACTAATCAATGACAAGAGGGACTTATATCAATCTTTGATAGAATATTCTGAGACactgaatgttttaaagaacattGGAACTGAAATAGAACAAGAGGCAGCTTCCTTGTTAATACCATCAGTTTGTGGAGCCCTTGCATCCATCAAAGCCTCCAGGTGTATCTACCAAGGACAACCTGTCACACACAGCATTCTCCAGCTGTACCAACTGTCCTTTGACTCGGATCTGTTGTCCAGCAGACTGAAGTTTGCCTCCATGTTGTACTGCAGTGGGCAGTATGAGGCAGCAGCAAACTGCCTGACCTACTGTGAGGGCCTGCTGGGGCCTGCAGTGTGCCAATATTGTCAGTGTGAAGGAAGACAGGGAACATTAATAACCAATGAGTTCAGGAAAAAGACTGTAAACACACCATTCAAGGATATATTACAGAAGAATACAGACTCACATGTTATGTTCACTAAACATGATATCCATTGTGTTCCACAACATCTGGTGTATGAAATGTTCAGAACAGCAGGAGATGAAGACATACAACAGAGACATCCAGCACATAAATATGAATGGATGGACCAGATTGTGATTGACTGTGTCCCATTTCTCCACTACCTACAGTacctcacacacacacaactgAACCAACGTGACAGAAAATTGCGGGCACTGAACAACCTTTATTTCTACATATCCTCAAGTAAAGACGGTGGTCATATAGACACAGCCTGGAACATGCTGGGCCACTGTTATGAACTGGAGAATGAACTGAATCTAGCCAGGGTCTGCTACACTGAGTCACTGCAGCTCTACCCAAGAAACAATGCAGCCATCAGGCACATGGCTAGGATCATGCATCAGCACTTAAATGGCTGA